Proteins co-encoded in one Chitinophagales bacterium genomic window:
- a CDS encoding ATP-binding protein: MNSKEKIRKKLQIILEEDPDNVDRIIQLSSQLASLDKNNVRFSVDAGVIDRLGRELVARQETAVSELVKNSYDADAILVKLTFYNSDTIGGRLKIDDDGLGMTRDQLANGFMRISSTDKIHNPTSERYKRQRAGQKGIGRFAVQRLGEKLTIITQTLNGDKALKLSINWDDYKGDINLNSISNSLEEVNKQREEGTTLIIDGLRDRWSKAAIRRIYRYVSDILQPFPLFKGKKSKPNSKIVSILEEPGFNVKFFKTETGKKIETIADNQSMIYDYALATISGYIDDKGLGIYSIESKKLEIDEIGEIGNDPDDNQIPFNELNNIQFIAYYFVYNSGYIPKMQEGSIKKLAHTKGGIRLYRNGFRVLPYAEPGNDWLKLDESVKRRSILPVHGNQNFFGFVDISDDSNIFNETSSREGLVNNESLIQLQNFIYRTLITGIIKVAQVRKVKLTTNQKKNDKNEWDYESIEVRIKNIAFTLDKLDEELEKEEGSIQAKKKRKKKIKEIKKKVDELQEIQKSEQEKYIKEKSMLRVLSSVGLSIAQFIHEIKYYMKNISHDIKFLIQHLKDNKILLDRALIIEKNFASFHIYTSYFDTVVSQNVVRDLIPIEIRNVVRPFVNSIKNDAEKAGIQIKDPVFNGYLLYLKPMHPSEWSSILFNFYTNSKKAIKRTNRQGEILIECGIEEDKIYLEFSDNGDGIPKDIEDKIFDEFFTTTSAKDFDISLDFTEIAGTGLGLKIVKDIISSYRGSIKVVSPKENYYTCIRVEINKATNKELQKYGL, translated from the coding sequence TTGAATTCCAAAGAAAAAATACGAAAGAAACTGCAAATTATTCTGGAAGAAGACCCTGATAATGTTGATAGAATTATTCAACTATCTAGTCAATTAGCTTCCCTTGATAAGAATAATGTTCGTTTTTCAGTCGATGCTGGAGTTATTGATCGTTTAGGTAGAGAATTAGTTGCAAGGCAAGAAACCGCAGTTTCAGAATTAGTTAAAAATTCCTATGATGCTGATGCAATATTAGTTAAACTAACTTTTTACAATTCGGATACTATAGGAGGGCGGTTAAAGATTGATGATGATGGACTAGGAATGACAAGAGACCAGTTGGCAAATGGTTTTATGAGAATATCTTCTACTGATAAGATTCACAATCCAACTTCAGAAAGGTATAAAAGGCAACGAGCGGGGCAAAAAGGAATTGGTCGATTTGCGGTTCAAAGGTTAGGAGAAAAACTTACTATTATTACACAAACCTTAAATGGTGACAAAGCGCTCAAGCTTTCTATTAATTGGGATGATTATAAAGGGGATATCAATTTAAACTCAATATCTAATTCTTTAGAAGAAGTTAATAAGCAAAGAGAAGAAGGAACAACATTAATTATTGATGGATTACGGGATAGATGGTCTAAGGCTGCAATTCGTAGAATATACAGATATGTTTCAGACATACTTCAACCTTTTCCACTTTTTAAAGGTAAAAAATCGAAGCCAAATAGTAAAATAGTTTCTATTTTAGAAGAGCCAGGTTTTAACGTAAAGTTCTTTAAAACAGAAACAGGCAAAAAAATTGAAACTATTGCCGATAATCAATCAATGATTTATGATTATGCGTTAGCAACTATTAGTGGATATATAGATGATAAAGGACTTGGTATCTATTCTATTGAAAGCAAAAAACTAGAAATTGATGAAATTGGGGAAATTGGTAACGACCCTGATGATAATCAGATTCCTTTTAATGAATTGAATAATATTCAATTTATTGCATATTATTTTGTGTATAATTCTGGATACATTCCTAAAATGCAGGAGGGTAGTATAAAAAAATTAGCTCATACTAAAGGAGGTATTAGATTGTATAGAAACGGGTTTAGAGTTTTACCTTATGCAGAACCAGGAAATGATTGGTTAAAATTAGATGAATCTGTAAAAAGAAGGTCAATCCTTCCTGTTCATGGGAATCAGAACTTTTTCGGTTTTGTTGACATTTCTGATGATAGTAATATATTTAATGAAACATCTAGCAGAGAAGGGTTAGTTAATAATGAGTCATTAATTCAACTTCAAAACTTTATTTATAGAACTTTAATAACTGGCATTATTAAGGTTGCTCAAGTCCGAAAAGTAAAATTAACTACTAATCAAAAGAAAAATGATAAAAATGAGTGGGATTATGAAAGTATCGAAGTAAGAATTAAAAATATAGCTTTTACCTTAGATAAGTTAGATGAAGAATTAGAGAAAGAAGAAGGCAGTATTCAAGCTAAAAAGAAAAGAAAGAAGAAAATTAAAGAAATTAAAAAGAAAGTAGATGAATTACAGGAGATTCAGAAATCAGAGCAAGAGAAGTACATAAAAGAAAAGTCAATGCTTAGGGTTCTAAGTAGTGTTGGATTATCAATAGCTCAATTTATACATGAGATAAAATATTATATGAAGAATATCAGTCATGATATAAAATTTCTAATTCAACATCTGAAAGACAATAAGATACTTCTCGACAGAGCATTAATTATAGAAAAAAACTTTGCTTCCTTTCATATATATACATCCTATTTTGATACGGTAGTTTCTCAAAACGTAGTTAGAGATTTGATTCCCATAGAAATACGAAATGTAGTTAGACCCTTTGTTAACTCTATTAAAAATGATGCGGAGAAAGCAGGTATTCAAATAAAAGACCCTGTATTTAACGGCTACCTGCTTTATTTAAAACCTATGCATCCTTCTGAATGGTCGTCTATTTTATTCAATTTTTATACAAACTCTAAAAAAGCCATTAAAAGGACAAATAGGCAAGGGGAAATATTAATTGAGTGTGGAATAGAAGAAGATAAAATTTATTTAGAATTTTCTGATAATGGAGATGGTATTCCGAAAGATATTGAGGATAAAATATTTGATGAATTTTTCACCACTACATCTGCTAAAGATTTCGATATTTCATTAGATTTCACTGAAATTGCAGGAACAGGCTTAGGATTAAAAATTGTAAAAGATATAATCTCTAGTTATAGAGGCAGTATAAAAGTTGTTTCTCCAAAAGAAAATTACTATACATGTATTAGAGTGGAAATTAACAAAGCAACTAATAAAGAATTACAAAAATATGGCTTATAA
- the trxB gene encoding thioredoxin-disulfide reductase, whose amino-acid sequence MSVQTERIKCLILGTGPAGYTAAIYAARADLKPVIYTGPLQGGQLMETTDVENYPGYPDGIGGIPMMEDFRKQAERMGTEIRFGLATSVDFNGELHKVIIDGEKEILADTVIVATGASAKWLGLPSEERLRMNGGGVSACAVCDGAFYRGLDVAVVGAGDTAAEEALYLANLCPKVHLLVRRDEMRASKVMQKRVMTNKNIIIHWHTETKEVLGEEEVTGVRVVQNQTGAESVIPVQGFFVAIGHKPNTDFLKGWLDMDELGYLVTKPDSTKTNVKGVFACGDAQDNIYRQAVTAAGTGCMAALDAERYLSAKEFAESETAEEIVEA is encoded by the coding sequence ATGAGTGTGCAAACAGAAAGAATCAAATGTTTGATATTAGGTACAGGCCCTGCGGGTTATACGGCTGCAATTTATGCGGCAAGAGCAGATTTGAAGCCCGTTATTTACACGGGACCGCTTCAAGGTGGGCAGTTGATGGAAACAACTGACGTAGAAAATTACCCTGGCTATCCCGATGGCATTGGAGGAATTCCGATGATGGAAGATTTTAGGAAGCAAGCCGAAAGAATGGGAACAGAAATTCGCTTTGGTTTGGCCACTTCGGTTGATTTTAATGGAGAATTACACAAAGTAATCATTGACGGTGAAAAGGAAATATTAGCAGATACAGTGATTGTTGCGACAGGTGCTTCTGCCAAATGGTTGGGCCTGCCTTCTGAAGAAAGATTGAGAATGAATGGTGGTGGTGTCTCGGCTTGTGCAGTGTGTGATGGTGCATTTTACCGTGGCTTAGACGTTGCAGTAGTTGGCGCAGGTGATACGGCAGCAGAAGAAGCTTTGTACCTTGCCAATCTTTGCCCCAAAGTGCATTTGTTGGTGCGCCGTGACGAAATGCGGGCTTCCAAGGTAATGCAAAAAAGGGTGATGACCAACAAAAACATCATCATTCATTGGCATACGGAAACCAAAGAAGTGCTTGGTGAAGAAGAAGTTACGGGTGTTAGAGTAGTTCAAAATCAAACAGGAGCGGAATCGGTTATTCCTGTTCAAGGTTTTTTTGTAGCGATTGGTCACAAACCCAATACCGACTTTTTGAAAGGTTGGCTGGATATGGACGAATTGGGCTATTTGGTCACCAAACCTGATAGCACCAAAACCAATGTTAAAGGCGTTTTTGCTTGTGGCGATGCCCAAGACAATATTTACCGACAAGCGGTGACAGCAGCTGGAACAGGCTGTATGGCTGCATTGGATGCAGAGCGTTATTTATCTGCAAAGGAATTTGCGGAATCAGAAACGGCTGAGGAAATTGTTGAAGCATAG
- the blaOXA gene encoding class D beta-lactamase, translated as MKQIKFHHLFLLCLFGLMACTNNPQNQTNVSSKSTDLIPSIEVKKVVPAFQHLLDSADIQGVLLIYDIAAKTYYSNDFNRCEKGCLPASTFKIPNSIIALETGVVESDSTLFKWDGEKRLFKVWEQDLIFRDAFHVSCVPCYQEIARKIGVERMNEYLQKLGYANGNMQVDSANIDLFWLEGNSKIAPFEQINFLSQFYNLQLPIKERTSSIMKRLMVIEENEDYKLSGKTGWVMNDNTNDIGWFVGYLEAKGKVYFFATNVTPNETFDMQLFPKIRRELTMKAFEALGLIAAK; from the coding sequence ATGAAACAAATAAAATTCCATCACTTATTTTTGTTATGCCTTTTTGGTCTGATGGCTTGCACCAATAATCCACAAAACCAAACCAATGTTTCTTCAAAAAGTACCGATCTGATTCCTTCAATTGAAGTCAAAAAAGTTGTTCCTGCCTTTCAACACCTTTTGGACAGTGCAGACATACAAGGTGTTCTATTGATTTACGATATTGCAGCTAAAACCTACTATTCCAATGACTTCAATCGTTGTGAAAAAGGTTGCCTCCCCGCTTCTACCTTCAAAATTCCGAATTCCATTATCGCTCTTGAAACAGGTGTAGTCGAAAGTGACAGTACCCTCTTCAAGTGGGATGGTGAGAAAAGATTGTTCAAGGTTTGGGAACAAGATTTGATTTTTAGAGATGCTTTCCATGTTTCTTGTGTCCCTTGTTACCAAGAAATCGCTCGAAAAATTGGTGTAGAAAGGATGAATGAATACCTCCAAAAATTAGGCTACGCCAATGGAAACATGCAGGTAGATTCCGCCAATATTGACCTCTTTTGGCTTGAAGGCAACTCCAAAATCGCCCCATTTGAACAAATAAACTTTCTCTCCCAATTTTACAACCTCCAATTGCCCATCAAAGAAAGAACATCCTCTATCATGAAACGCCTAATGGTTATTGAAGAAAATGAAGATTACAAACTCAGTGGCAAAACGGGTTGGGTGATGAATGACAACACAAATGATATCGGTTGGTTTGTAGGGTATTTGGAAGCAAAAGGAAAGGTATATTTCTTTGCGACCAATGTTACACCGAATGAAACGTTTGATATGCAGTTGTTTCCTAAGATTCGACGAGAGCTCACTATGAAGGCGTTTGAGGCTTTGGGCTTGATTGCTGCAAAATAA
- a CDS encoding NifU family protein has translation MSKTDLFQRVEDSLNSIRPHLEADGGNVEVVGITEDHTVQIRWLGNCEGCRMSFMTMKAGVEQAIRTAVPIIKEVVAVN, from the coding sequence ATGTCAAAAACAGATTTATTTCAGCGAGTAGAAGATTCTTTGAATTCCATTCGCCCTCATTTAGAAGCAGATGGTGGAAATGTAGAAGTAGTAGGGATTACCGAAGACCATACGGTACAGATTCGATGGCTTGGCAATTGCGAGGGGTGTCGTATGAGTTTTATGACCATGAAAGCAGGTGTTGAGCAAGCGATTCGGACGGCTGTGCCTATTATCAAAGAAGTCGTGGCAGTAAATTGA
- a CDS encoding ComEC/Rec2 family competence protein has protein sequence MVFNWEAAPLLRILLPLVIGILLFINFEVPTQFLSITLLLPIAICFMILFVLRRQKWAYRFRWIFGTLLALALIMVGFERTKQTTEILQKEHFSRFLSDSSLVLMQLEAPLEEKEKTFKAEVKILQVANGNQIDKVIGKALVYFQKSEDVSELKYGDVVLTSSTFRKLEGPKNPHGFDYAAYMQNFQVYHQSYVTTDKWQKTDKNYANSFYQKVYQTRAYFLKIIEEKVGSPAEIGVASAILLGYKANLDDQVRDTYANTGAMHILAVSGLHVGIIFILINNLLFFLEKIHKRGKILKFFLVITVIWGYAFITGLPPSVSRAATMFTIFAIGELWNRKSFSFNALAASALLLLCYNPYMIKMVGFQLSYAAVAAIMWLQGPIYRIFQVKNYLLDYIWKISAVSIAAQLGTAPLSVYYFHQFPTYFWLSNLVVIPAAGIILMVGVGLLVLSSIPYVGSFLGNILGIVLQGLINAVYNALQIIQWLPFSVIEGLVVSDLQFWLLYGGMMASVLFFIFHHLKYLQWTLVAMLLMSVTFAWQQFQSVRQKQMVVYHLPKQSAVEFIVGDESYIIGNESLLQEKDNETFQYNIAPHQLMSSIAALQIVPFPAFHNEASTPNCLFFDPPFIQFCNKKILLLNDSTSIPADLEKKMKVDYLILSNNPRISLQKALDWLDFQQVIFDASNNYKQVSRWKSECELHGLKCHNVYEQGAFVVDF, from the coding sequence ATGGTTTTCAACTGGGAAGCAGCACCATTACTACGCATTTTATTGCCATTAGTGATAGGCATTTTGCTCTTCATCAATTTCGAAGTTCCTACCCAATTTTTATCCATTACTTTATTGCTACCCATTGCTATTTGCTTCATGATTCTGTTTGTGTTACGCAGACAAAAATGGGCATATCGTTTTCGATGGATTTTCGGAACACTATTGGCATTAGCGTTGATAATGGTAGGTTTTGAACGTACCAAACAAACTACTGAAATACTACAAAAAGAACATTTTAGTCGTTTTTTGAGTGATTCCAGTTTAGTACTGATGCAGTTGGAAGCACCGCTCGAAGAAAAGGAAAAAACCTTCAAAGCAGAGGTGAAAATATTGCAAGTAGCCAATGGAAATCAAATAGATAAGGTAATTGGAAAAGCGTTGGTTTATTTTCAAAAGTCAGAGGATGTAAGTGAATTGAAGTATGGCGATGTGGTCTTAACGAGTAGTACTTTTCGTAAATTGGAAGGACCTAAAAACCCACATGGTTTTGATTATGCCGCCTACATGCAAAATTTTCAGGTCTATCACCAAAGCTATGTTACAACTGATAAATGGCAAAAAACGGATAAAAATTACGCCAATTCTTTCTATCAAAAAGTCTATCAGACAAGAGCCTATTTCTTGAAGATCATTGAAGAAAAAGTAGGTTCTCCTGCTGAAATTGGGGTTGCTTCTGCAATTTTGTTGGGCTACAAAGCCAATTTAGACGATCAAGTGCGAGATACCTATGCCAATACGGGGGCAATGCACATTTTAGCGGTTTCGGGATTGCACGTTGGTATTATTTTCATTCTCATCAACAACTTGTTGTTCTTTTTGGAGAAAATCCACAAGCGGGGTAAAATCCTGAAATTTTTCTTGGTGATTACCGTGATTTGGGGTTATGCCTTCATCACAGGCTTGCCGCCTTCTGTTTCGAGGGCTGCAACGATGTTCACCATCTTTGCAATTGGAGAACTCTGGAATCGAAAATCTTTCAGCTTCAATGCGCTGGCAGCATCCGCCCTTTTGCTATTGTGCTACAATCCGTATATGATCAAAATGGTTGGTTTTCAGCTGTCTTATGCCGCAGTTGCTGCAATAATGTGGCTACAAGGACCAATTTACCGCATTTTTCAGGTCAAAAACTACTTACTTGATTACATCTGGAAAATTTCGGCAGTTTCTATTGCCGCACAGTTGGGAACAGCACCTTTGAGCGTGTATTATTTCCACCAATTTCCAACCTATTTTTGGTTGTCCAATTTGGTAGTCATTCCTGCGGCGGGCATTATTTTGATGGTAGGAGTAGGGCTGTTGGTATTGAGCAGTATTCCGTATGTCGGCAGTTTTTTGGGCAATATTTTGGGAATTGTTTTGCAGGGCTTAATCAATGCGGTTTACAATGCCCTGCAAATCATACAATGGCTACCATTTTCGGTCATTGAAGGGTTGGTTGTCAGTGATTTGCAGTTTTGGCTGCTGTATGGAGGAATGATGGCATCGGTTTTGTTTTTCATTTTTCACCACCTCAAATACCTACAATGGACTTTAGTTGCCATGTTGTTGATGTCGGTTACTTTTGCCTGGCAACAATTTCAATCTGTGAGACAAAAACAGATGGTTGTTTATCATCTTCCCAAACAAAGTGCCGTAGAGTTCATTGTAGGTGATGAATCTTATATAATTGGTAATGAAAGCCTTTTGCAGGAAAAAGACAATGAAACCTTTCAGTACAACATTGCTCCGCATCAATTAATGTCCAGCATTGCAGCCCTTCAAATAGTGCCATTTCCAGCTTTTCATAATGAAGCATCTACTCCCAACTGTCTTTTTTTTGACCCTCCTTTTATCCAATTTTGCAATAAAAAAATCTTGTTGCTCAACGATTCTACTTCAATTCCAGCAGATTTAGAGAAAAAAATGAAAGTAGATTACCTCATTCTCTCCAACAATCCTCGTATCAGCCTCCAAAAAGCACTGGATTGGTTGGATTTTCAACAAGTTATATTTGATGCTTCTAATAACTATAAACAGGTCAGTCGCTGGAAAAGTGAATGTGAACTACATGGATTGAAGTGCCACAATGTGTATGAACAAGGAGCCTTTGTGGTAGATTTTTAA
- a CDS encoding DUF1573 domain-containing protein, whose protein sequence is MRKIIPILFLTFFSLAAMAQENAAEVVKKGPVMKFEQKHHDFGAISLKAGKVTHEFKFVNNGTEPLIISGAKGSCGCTVPKVPKHPIMPGEEETVKVVFNPKGKSGKINKTVTITHNSGTPGESTTTKISIGGRIVQ, encoded by the coding sequence ATGAGAAAGATAATTCCTATTTTGTTTTTAACCTTTTTTTCGTTGGCTGCAATGGCACAGGAAAATGCCGCAGAAGTAGTGAAGAAAGGGCCTGTTATGAAATTTGAACAAAAACACCATGATTTTGGTGCTATTTCATTGAAGGCAGGCAAAGTAACCCACGAATTCAAGTTTGTCAACAATGGTACAGAGCCATTGATTATCTCTGGTGCCAAAGGTTCTTGCGGCTGTACAGTTCCTAAAGTACCCAAACATCCCATTATGCCAGGCGAAGAAGAAACAGTGAAAGTGGTTTTCAATCCCAAAGGTAAAAGCGGAAAAATCAATAAAACCGTCACCATTACCCACAATAGCGGTACACCTGGCGAAAGTACTACTACCAAAATCAGCATTGGTGGAAGAATAGTTCAATAA
- a CDS encoding pyridoxal phosphate-dependent aminotransferase — MPNISHKGKLIPASPIRKLVPFADKAKSRGKQVYHLNIGQPDIKTPQVMLEAIRNYSDEVIAYTHSEGPLSYRQKLAAYYESVNIEVSPADIIVTNGGSEAILFGMLATLDAGDEVIIPEPCYANYHGFAAMGDIVVKPITSFIEDSFALPPIEAFRDAITPKTRAILICNPSNPTGYLYSKEELETLRDIVVEYDLFLFVDEVYREFVYDGEAHHSILNVEGLDEYAVVMDSISKRYSACGARLGCLVSRNKTLIQTVLKFAQARLSPPVLSIVAAEACLEVPKSYMNEVIAEYKARRDMLIEGLNRIEGVICPNPKGAFYAFAQLPVENAEDFCQWMLEEFDHEGKTVMMAPGAGFYATPSAGENQVRLAYVLNKEDLAGALECLEAGLAVYPHRTVEQVATA; from the coding sequence ATGCCAAATATTTCACACAAAGGGAAGTTGATACCTGCTTCACCTATTCGTAAATTGGTGCCTTTTGCAGACAAAGCAAAAAGCAGGGGCAAGCAAGTATATCATTTGAACATCGGACAACCCGATATTAAGACACCTCAAGTTATGTTAGAGGCTATTCGCAATTATTCGGATGAAGTCATTGCTTATACTCATTCAGAAGGGCCTTTATCTTATCGCCAAAAACTTGCTGCTTATTACGAAAGCGTAAACATTGAAGTAAGTCCTGCCGATATCATTGTTACTAATGGTGGATCAGAAGCCATTCTGTTTGGCATGTTGGCAACTTTAGATGCTGGTGATGAAGTCATTATTCCTGAACCTTGTTATGCGAATTATCACGGTTTTGCAGCAATGGGTGATATTGTGGTCAAACCTATTACCTCTTTCATTGAAGATAGTTTTGCATTGCCACCTATTGAAGCATTTAGAGATGCGATTACTCCTAAAACCAGAGCTATCTTGATCTGCAATCCGAGTAATCCAACAGGCTATTTGTACTCCAAAGAAGAATTGGAAACATTGCGAGACATTGTGGTTGAATATGATTTGTTTTTATTTGTAGATGAGGTGTATAGAGAGTTTGTTTATGATGGAGAAGCGCATCATTCGATTCTCAATGTAGAAGGATTGGATGAATATGCAGTTGTGATGGATTCTATCTCTAAGCGATACAGTGCTTGTGGTGCGAGATTGGGCTGTTTGGTATCTCGAAACAAAACCTTGATTCAGACTGTTTTAAAGTTTGCACAAGCACGCCTAAGTCCTCCTGTTTTGAGTATTGTGGCTGCCGAAGCTTGCCTGGAAGTGCCTAAAAGCTATATGAATGAGGTGATTGCAGAATACAAGGCTCGAAGGGATATGCTCATTGAAGGATTGAATCGAATCGAAGGAGTGATTTGTCCGAATCCGAAAGGGGCTTTTTATGCTTTTGCTCAATTACCTGTCGAAAATGCCGAAGATTTTTGTCAATGGATGTTGGAGGAGTTTGACCATGAGGGTAAAACAGTGATGATGGCTCCGGGTGCGGGTTTCTATGCCACACCTTCTGCTGGCGAAAACCAAGTACGCCTTGCCTATGTTTTGAACAAAGAAGATTTGGCAGGTGCTTTGGAGTGTTTAGAAGCGGGTTTGGCGGTTTATCCACACCGAACTGTTGAACAAGTCGCTACTGCTTAA
- a CDS encoding DUF1573 domain-containing protein has product MKNIIVILITFIAVSFITVNTMAQELKLSPNGKLEKISGPTMDFEQETHDFGDLPEGPKGIYVFKYTNNGTEPLIITKAKGSCGCTVPNPTPALNVPVMPGQSGEITVNYNTKNRIGTFTKSVTLDTNIKDEEGNPTQVRIYIKGKVLKAEEEETMPMSVPSIVEEQN; this is encoded by the coding sequence ATGAAGAATATTATTGTAATTCTCATCACTTTCATTGCAGTGTCATTCATCACTGTCAACACAATGGCCCAAGAACTCAAACTTTCGCCAAATGGTAAATTAGAAAAAATCTCAGGCCCAACAATGGATTTTGAGCAAGAAACACACGACTTTGGTGACCTTCCTGAAGGACCAAAAGGTATCTATGTTTTCAAATATACCAACAATGGTACGGAGCCTTTGATTATTACTAAAGCCAAAGGATCTTGCGGATGTACAGTTCCTAACCCAACGCCTGCACTAAATGTGCCTGTAATGCCTGGTCAGTCAGGTGAAATCACAGTGAACTACAACACCAAAAATAGAATTGGAACTTTTACCAAGTCTGTTACATTGGATACCAACATCAAAGATGAAGAAGGGAATCCAACACAGGTTCGTATCTACATCAAAGGTAAAGTTTTGAAAGCGGAAGAAGAAGAAACTATGCCAATGTCAGTTCCTTCAATTGTAGAAGAACAGAATTAA
- a CDS encoding phosphatase PAP2 family protein yields MQFVTALGYQEFLMILIAFLIFGIHFKKGFILIQILLWTAVFTFFFKQYFALPRPFHVDSSLKLLDYVNHGHGDIPFFKRGAVTFFGLPPFDVISYYRNLGEFSYGFPSGHTSVAVSVWGALAILFRRKWITYLSIALIFLIPFSRIYLGVHFIADVLGGYLLGGAILWAFYQLILKPSKLQPFLKKNSYVMDFKMAIFIFSPLLLIPFLHQSAAVIPAFMFGFNLVFYWLSRESLPINTGNWQSIVGGTLLFLFIFGGMAEAIKFLAASSSLEVSKMLNFLRYFVSVSVGIWLTTTLSYKFKWLEKSENNMM; encoded by the coding sequence ATGCAATTCGTAACAGCATTAGGATATCAAGAATTTCTTATGATACTAATTGCATTTTTAATTTTTGGTATTCACTTCAAAAAAGGCTTCATACTCATACAGATACTTTTGTGGACGGCCGTTTTTACTTTCTTCTTCAAACAATATTTTGCATTACCACGCCCATTTCACGTTGATTCGAGTTTGAAACTACTTGATTATGTTAATCATGGGCATGGGGACATTCCTTTTTTTAAACGGGGTGCAGTCACTTTCTTTGGATTGCCTCCTTTCGATGTCATCTCTTATTACCGTAACCTGGGAGAATTTTCGTATGGATTTCCGTCAGGACATACAAGCGTAGCTGTGAGTGTTTGGGGAGCATTGGCTATTTTGTTTCGCAGAAAATGGATCACTTATTTGAGCATTGCCCTAATCTTTTTGATTCCTTTTTCCAGAATTTACTTGGGCGTGCATTTTATAGCGGATGTTCTTGGAGGTTATCTATTGGGAGGAGCGATATTATGGGCTTTTTACCAACTGATATTGAAGCCTTCCAAACTTCAGCCATTTTTGAAGAAAAATTCCTATGTGATGGATTTCAAAATGGCAATATTCATTTTTAGTCCGCTCCTACTCATTCCATTTTTACATCAATCAGCTGCAGTTATTCCCGCTTTTATGTTTGGCTTCAATTTGGTATTTTATTGGTTGTCAAGGGAAAGCCTACCAATTAATACTGGCAATTGGCAATCCATTGTAGGAGGAACTTTATTGTTTCTGTTTATTTTTGGAGGTATGGCAGAGGCGATAAAATTTTTAGCAGCAAGTTCGAGTTTAGAAGTCAGCAAAATGCTAAATTTTCTGCGCTATTTTGTCAGTGTTTCGGTGGGAATCTGGCTGACTACAACACTATCTTACAAATTCAAGTGGCTGGAGAAGTCGGAAAACAATATGATGTAA